In Blastopirellula sp. J2-11, a single genomic region encodes these proteins:
- a CDS encoding RtcB family protein → MNGRQLQKLGVPEECVREAITAIQFAIASRTTDSKQIKPKIKEILDAPEAYRADEYFAKFAQAIIDDRNFVRAEPVAYETWGKSGIDQESHFQMRQACSVPVAVAGALMPDAHVGYGLPIGGVLACENAVIPYAVGVDIACRMKLSVLDIGADSIDSQFNRFKEALEGGTRFGVGKEYQKPQAHAVMDADWSITRITREKKDRAWKQLGTSGSGNHFVEFGVLTLTERDEELNLEAGQYVALLSHSGSRGAGAAVCSTYSAIAQAALPKKYEDLGRLAWLDLDSEAGQEYWAAMNLMGDYAAANHDVIHRQVSKLLGSQIIAGVENHHNFAWKETHGGKEVIVHRKGATPAAAGELGVIPGSMADPAFVVRGKGNAASLGSASHGAGRQMSRTKARDKFSWNAVKNDLEKKGVRVLSAGADEVPGAYKDIRQVMNEQADLVDIVARFDPRIVKMCDDGSKAED, encoded by the coding sequence ATGAACGGACGACAGCTGCAAAAATTAGGCGTGCCGGAAGAATGCGTACGGGAAGCGATCACGGCGATCCAGTTCGCGATTGCTTCGCGAACGACCGACAGCAAGCAGATCAAACCAAAAATCAAAGAGATTTTGGACGCTCCAGAAGCGTATCGAGCGGACGAATATTTCGCCAAGTTTGCGCAAGCGATCATCGACGATCGCAACTTTGTGCGGGCCGAGCCGGTCGCGTACGAAACATGGGGAAAGTCGGGGATCGACCAAGAGTCACACTTCCAAATGCGGCAAGCTTGCAGCGTGCCGGTGGCGGTCGCCGGCGCATTGATGCCGGATGCGCATGTCGGTTATGGGCTGCCGATTGGCGGCGTGTTGGCGTGTGAAAACGCGGTGATTCCGTACGCGGTGGGTGTGGACATCGCGTGCCGGATGAAGCTCTCGGTTCTGGATATCGGCGCCGACTCGATCGATTCTCAGTTCAATCGCTTTAAAGAGGCGCTGGAAGGGGGAACCCGGTTTGGCGTAGGAAAGGAGTATCAAAAGCCGCAGGCACACGCGGTAATGGACGCCGACTGGTCAATCACGCGGATCACGCGAGAAAAGAAGGATCGCGCGTGGAAGCAATTGGGAACGTCTGGTTCGGGCAACCATTTTGTCGAGTTCGGCGTGCTGACGCTGACCGAGCGCGATGAAGAATTGAACCTGGAAGCTGGTCAGTACGTGGCGCTGCTTAGCCATAGCGGAAGTCGCGGCGCTGGCGCAGCAGTTTGTTCGACGTACAGCGCGATTGCGCAAGCGGCGTTGCCGAAGAAGTACGAAGATCTCGGCCGTTTGGCCTGGCTCGACCTCGATAGCGAAGCGGGTCAAGAGTACTGGGCGGCGATGAATTTGATGGGGGACTACGCCGCGGCCAACCACGACGTGATCCACCGTCAGGTATCGAAGCTTTTGGGATCTCAGATTATCGCGGGAGTTGAGAATCACCACAACTTTGCTTGGAAAGAAACGCATGGCGGTAAGGAAGTGATCGTGCATCGCAAAGGAGCGACTCCGGCCGCGGCAGGCGAGTTGGGTGTGATTCCTGGCTCGATGGCCGATCCAGCGTTTGTGGTCCGCGGCAAAGGAAACGCGGCGTCGCTCGGTTCGGCTTCACACGGCGCCGGTCGACAAATGTCGCGCACCAAGGCGCGCGATAAGTTCAGCTGGAATGCGGTGAAGAACGACCTCGAGAAGAAAGGGGTTCGCGTTTTGTCGGCAGGCGCAGACGAAGTGCCTGG